GCCCGCGTCATGGACCACCTGGCCGGAACTGCGCGATTGATCGTCCCGGATCTACGCGGGGCAGGTGGCACCGGCGCACCTGCGGGGCGTTACGACCTCGCCACGATGCAGGGCGATCTGCTGGCACTGCTGGATGCCCTCGGACTCCAGCGGGTGGCAATTGTCGCGCACGACTGGAGCGCGCTGGTGGCCTTCCTGTTCTGCTTGGACCATCCGGAGCGCGTCTCGCGGTACGTGGCGCTGGCCGTGCCGCCGCCGTACCTGCGGATGCATCCCGCGATGGCGCGCTCCATGCCCCACCTGTGGTTCCAGTACGCGCTGGCCACGCCCGGGCTTGGGGCGCGTCTGCTCTCCGGTGGCCGGCAGCGGCTCCCGCACTGGCTCTTCCGCACGTTCACTGCGCGGCCCGACTCGATCTGCGCCGCGGATGCCGCCGCGTACTTCCGTGCCTTGCGCGACCCCGCACGAGCCCGCGCTGGTTCGGCTCTGTACCGGCAGTTGATCGTCCCTGAGTTCTTGCGGATCATGCTGGGGCGGCACCGTGGTCGGGTGCTGGAAGTGCCGACCCTGGTGCTGTTCGGGGAGCAGGACGATGTGATCCCCAGGGCGATGCTGCAGGGATTCGATGCGGACGCCCGGGACCTGACGATCGACTTC
This genomic interval from Micrococcales bacterium contains the following:
- a CDS encoding alpha/beta hydrolase, whose translation is MAEGHAPCARTVELPELRMRVVEAGAGEPVLLLHGFPQDSREYARVMDHLAGTARLIVPDLRGAGGTGAPAGRYDLATMQGDLLALLDALGLQRVAIVAHDWSALVAFLFCLDHPERVSRYVALAVPPPYLRMHPAMARSMPHLWFQYALATPGLGARLLSGGRQRLPHWLFRTFTARPDSICAADAAAYFRALRDPARARAGSALYRQLIVPEFLRIMLGRHRGRVLEVPTLVLFGEQDDVIPRAMLQGFDADARDLTIDFVPGAAHYIVDDEPAEVARRIAQFLALPAGV